A window of Streptomyces sp. DG1A-41 contains these coding sequences:
- a CDS encoding DM13 domain-containing protein, with amino-acid sequence MGRVRKVLTGPLVIAVLVVAFGGAGFGLYWFQPWKLWQDETVQEALPGVAETSAPPVKAPAEEPSEPASPAAGPQTLASGELISHEHATSGTVKLVRLADGSHVVRLENLNTSNGPDLRVWLTDAPVKQGKAGWHVFDDGKYVSLGKLKGNKGSQNYVLPGDADPSSFSSVSIWCDRFDVSFGAAELARV; translated from the coding sequence ATGGGGCGTGTGCGCAAGGTACTGACCGGGCCGTTGGTCATCGCGGTGCTGGTGGTGGCGTTCGGCGGAGCGGGCTTCGGGCTGTACTGGTTCCAGCCGTGGAAGCTGTGGCAGGACGAGACCGTTCAGGAGGCCCTGCCCGGGGTCGCGGAGACCTCCGCTCCTCCCGTCAAGGCGCCTGCGGAAGAGCCCTCCGAGCCGGCATCCCCGGCCGCCGGTCCGCAGACGCTGGCGAGCGGTGAGCTGATCAGCCACGAGCACGCGACCTCGGGCACGGTGAAGCTCGTACGGCTGGCCGACGGCTCCCATGTCGTCCGGCTGGAGAACCTGAACACCAGCAACGGGCCTGACCTGCGCGTCTGGCTGACCGACGCGCCGGTCAAGCAGGGGAAGGCGGGGTGGCACGTCTTCGACGACGGAAAGTACGTCAGCCTCGGCAAGCTCAAAGGCAACAAGGGAAGCCAGAACTACGTCCTCCCCGGTGACGCCGATCCATCGAGTTTCAGCAGCGTGAGCATCTGGTGCGACCGTTTCGACGTGTCGTTCGGCGCCGCGGAGCTGGCCCGGGTCTGA
- a CDS encoding LysR family transcriptional regulator, which produces MDVELRQLRCLVAIVDEGSFTDAAIALGVSQAAVSRALASLERALGVRLLRRTSREVSPTATGLRVLQRARRVLGEVDDLVREATSGHACLRIGYAWSAVGRHTLAFQRRWAETHPETEVQFVRVNSATAGLAEGACDLAVVRRPLDDRRFDSAIVGLERRLCAMASDDPLARRRSVRLADIGGRTLLIDRRTGTTTTRLWPPDSRPATKDIHDVDDWLTEISIGRYVGMTAESTAHQYPRPGIVYRPVRDAEPIAVRLAWWRDEPPPTTQAAIELLTTLYGTG; this is translated from the coding sequence ATGGATGTGGAGCTGCGGCAGTTGCGCTGTCTCGTCGCGATCGTCGACGAGGGCAGTTTCACCGACGCCGCCATCGCTCTCGGCGTCTCCCAGGCCGCCGTGTCCCGCGCCCTGGCCTCGCTCGAACGCGCCCTCGGGGTACGGCTGCTGCGGCGGACCTCCCGTGAGGTGAGCCCGACCGCGACGGGGCTGCGCGTGTTGCAGCGCGCCCGCCGTGTGCTCGGCGAGGTGGACGATCTGGTGCGGGAGGCGACCTCGGGTCATGCCTGCCTGCGGATCGGTTACGCCTGGTCGGCTGTAGGCCGCCACACGCTGGCTTTTCAGCGCCGCTGGGCCGAGACACACCCCGAGACGGAGGTGCAGTTCGTGCGCGTCAACTCCGCCACCGCCGGGCTGGCGGAGGGGGCGTGCGACCTGGCCGTGGTGCGCAGGCCGCTGGACGACCGCCGCTTCGACTCCGCCATCGTGGGCCTGGAAAGGCGACTGTGTGCCATGGCGTCCGACGACCCCTTGGCCCGGCGCCGCTCCGTGCGACTCGCCGACATCGGCGGGCGTACGCTGCTGATCGACCGGAGGACGGGCACCACCACGACGCGGCTGTGGCCACCGGACTCCCGTCCGGCGACCAAGGACATCCACGACGTAGACGACTGGCTGACCGAAATCTCCATCGGCCGCTACGTGGGCATGACGGCCGAGTCGACCGCACACCAGTACCCGCGCCCCGGCATCGTCTACCGACCGGTGCGCGACGCCGAGCCGATCGCGGTGCGCCTCGCCTGGTGGCGGGACGAACCGCCTCCCACCACCCAGGCCGCGATCGAACTGCTCACGACGCTGTACGGCACGGGATGA
- the yidD gene encoding membrane protein insertion efficiency factor YidD, whose product MYTAVRHYRVAISPTQRACCAYTPTCSTYAVQALHQHGALHGGRLILTRLLRCRPRAARRRGFHDPVPK is encoded by the coding sequence ATGTACACCGCGGTTCGCCACTACCGCGTCGCGATCAGTCCTACCCAGCGAGCGTGCTGCGCGTACACCCCGACGTGCTCCACATATGCCGTACAAGCTTTGCACCAACACGGGGCACTTCATGGGGGGCGACTGATCCTGACCCGGTTGCTACGCTGCCGTCCACGGGCAGCCCGACGACGCGGCTTCCATGACCCGGTACCGAAATGA
- a CDS encoding phosphotransferase, whose translation MDEVKVVVAHSERATLRVGDVFLKVDADQARIDVEVEAMSLAPVPTPEVLWRKPPVLATAALPGTTLGRLGGPSTGSPAAWAAAGAAIRKLHDAPLPPRPGRAGRSIDELTKELTDECELLVTNGVLPADLVTRNRQVAEAALRPWTPAFTHGDLQIAHVFVDGDEVTGIIDWSEAGQGDALYDLATFILGHEEHLEDVIAGYGTDIDLDVIHAWSSLRSLLAVRSLIEQGFDPFAPGCEVDVLRSRM comes from the coding sequence ATGGATGAGGTCAAAGTCGTCGTCGCCCATTCCGAGCGCGCGACTCTGCGCGTCGGCGACGTGTTCCTGAAGGTGGACGCCGATCAGGCGCGCATCGACGTCGAGGTCGAGGCGATGTCCCTCGCGCCGGTCCCGACCCCGGAGGTCCTGTGGCGCAAGCCGCCCGTGCTCGCGACCGCCGCACTCCCGGGCACGACGCTTGGGCGCCTCGGCGGGCCGTCGACCGGGTCGCCGGCGGCGTGGGCCGCGGCGGGCGCCGCCATCCGGAAGCTGCACGACGCGCCGCTGCCGCCCCGGCCGGGCCGGGCCGGCCGGAGCATCGACGAGTTGACGAAGGAGCTCACCGACGAGTGCGAGTTGCTCGTGACGAACGGCGTCCTGCCAGCCGACCTGGTCACCCGCAACCGCCAAGTCGCCGAGGCCGCGCTGCGGCCGTGGACTCCGGCGTTCACGCACGGCGACCTGCAGATCGCGCACGTCTTCGTCGACGGCGACGAGGTCACCGGCATCATCGACTGGTCCGAGGCGGGCCAGGGAGATGCCCTGTACGACCTCGCCACCTTCATACTCGGACACGAGGAACACCTCGAGGACGTCATCGCCGGCTACGGCACCGACATCGACCTCGACGTGATCCACGCGTGGTCGTCGTTGCGCAGCCTGCTGGCAGTTCGCTCGCTGATCGAGCAGGGCTTCGACCCCTTCGCGCCGGGCTGTGAGGTCGACGTGCTGAGATCCCGGATGTGA